A single window of Plasmodium reichenowi strain SY57 chromosome 14, whole genome shotgun sequence DNA harbors:
- a CDS encoding putative membrane protein (conserved Plasmodium membrane protein, unknown function~part of same gene as PRSY57_1426700A.1, PRSY57_1426700A.2~gap found within coding sequence): protein GIILNIIPLIFSYVLSFIVDILMTIINSVSFNIIVSILTHPFDVILSLPKIYNLSNIYVITNFSYCFSIFSAIWITAVLEYHFIIFNFIFNKYDSKVLTSLNNFPMHNQCSYHDEFFVVSCIYNYLKDISYRIKGNNIEITNMDKKTKLKLLLFKKLILMNASLKYKDEINILSHLCNPIHTILFEDNKFWNAYIDSCILCIDDLISQLKKYINILNHDQTVYSFEEKLEIKNVLETSRINKLKDTIILTCIYLKGVSLWSIAISIICKNVIVSVIRKLSSIIVSLSYVLFDFLNFIKINELYDPLHHLLYEMNSIVDIFKFYKEDILDNKYQYSYNLYKGLSYLFRNRSLNY, encoded by the exons ggaataattttaaatataataccACTTATTTTCTCCTATGTATTGAGTTTTATTGTGGATATTTTGATGACAATAATTAATAGTGTCagttttaatataattgtaAGTATTTTGACACATCCATTTGATGTAATATTAAGTCTACCtaaaatatacaatttatcaaatatttatgttattaccaatttttcttattgtttttcaattttttctGCAATATGGATAACAGCAGTTTTAGaatatcattttataatttttaattttattttcaataaATATGACTCGAAAGTGCTTACttcattaaataattttccAATGCACAACCAATGTTCATATCATGATGAATTTTTCGTTGTTAgttgtatttataattatttgaaGGATATAAGTTATAGGataaaaggaaataatattgaaatTACCAATATGGATAAAAAAACTAAATTAaagttattattatttaaaaaactTATACTTATGAATGCAAgcttaaaatataaagatgaaataaatatactaAGTCATTTATGTAACCCCATACatacaatattatttgaagACAACAAATTTTGGAATGCTTATATTGATTCATGTATATTGTGTATAGATGATTTAATTAGtcaattaaaaaaatatataaatattttaaatcaTGATCAAACTGTATATTCATTTGAAGAAAAGTTAGAAATCAAAAATGTTTTAGAAACCAGTCggataaataaattaaagGATACCATCATATTAActtgtatttatttaaaaggAGTTTCACTGTGGTCAATAGCAATAAGTATTATATGTAAGAATGTTATAGTATCAGTTATTAGGAAATTGTCATCAATTATAGTTTCCTTAtcatatgttttatttgattttttgaactttattaaaataaatgagTTATATGATCCCTTACACCACTTGCTTTATG AAATGAATTCCATTGTAgacatttttaaattttataaagaaGATATATTAGATAACAAATATCAATATTCCTACAATCTATATAAGGGTTTATCATATTTGTTTAGAAACAGATCACTGAATTATTAA
- a CDS encoding WW domain-binding protein 11, putative, whose translation MNHHKLSKKHVKKSVLPTDAYRKQQKKKEKKKKKKEKALQLENIISKKNPHKVKEKLDYLRTKEKQGKLLPVEKNKLKEYENLWNLIKEKVKNNEYVYNNNGYIFNLNEENKNEEISNSEKKSVSSKDDINISSSLYSSSDDDEDTDDDLKEIQNDDGKKEDDDFFLESLPSLPKGLPKEVIKLIENSKLPQPDNIRKMMENMYQTYGTTQLPVQNHNILLNNYTYNQVYYNLQNYYNNANVYNNIYPTVPYNKNYEKNLKNESVKNDNTLLSYPNSYLINGENNVSMTNQNYYTNNSNINTNVNKNIINNNTNMNEKLNINKDNEKLYNIEKTHNNNINHDDNKNDDDDNKNNDDDNKNNDDDDNKNNDDDNKNDDDDNNNLCHDIINNDPFLKDKSKHKDIIQQASVSNDNPNFLKDKADINNSYNYMNYYYNYANNYINRNNYNLLNHGPYNPMYYYNYNNIKVNNQTTNLTNNNNSLISLYNHSNMNMMNYYGTNSNNGNVKNRGNFMRHKNIKGKDNHSDNNNKHNNNFNSHNNKTNYDLHTKKFINEEKNHKRNSINTKDEKQSSVQYFVPINLRLKNKLNDVCETKINTIDQRNKNVDENINIDQEYNKFIKEVNFN comes from the coding sequence ATGAACCATCATAAACTATCGAAAAAACATGTGAAAAAAAGCGTCCTTCCAACAGATGCTTATCGAAAAcaacaaaagaaaaaagaaaaaaaaaagaaaaaaaaggaaaaagcTTTACaattagaaaatattataagtaaaaaaaatccACACAAAgttaaagaaaaattagACTATTTAAgaacaaaagaaaaacaagGGAAATTATTACCtgttgaaaaaaataaattaaaggagtatgaaaatttatggaatttaataaaggagaaagtaaaaaataatgaatatgtgtataataataatggttatatatttaacttaaatgaagaaaataaaaatgaagaaatatCTAATTCAGAAAAGAAAAGTGTTAGTTCCAaagatgatataaatatatcatcatcattGTATAGTAGTTCagatgatgatgaagataCTGATGACGATTTAAAAGAGATACAAAATGATGatggaaaaaaagaagatgaTGATTTTTTCTTAGAATCATTACCATCATTACCAAAAGGATTACCTAAAGAagttataaaattaatCGAAAATTCAAAATTACCTCAACCtgataatataagaaaaatgatGGAAAATATGTATCAAACATATGGAACTACACAATTACCTGTACAAAATcataatattcttttaaataattatacatacaatcaagtatattataatttacaaaattattataataatgcaaatgtgtataataatatatatccaaCTGTTccttataataaaaattatgaaaagaatttaaaaaatgaaagtGTAAAAAATGACAATACATTATTGTCTTATCCAAACTCATATTTGATAAATGGGGAAAACAATGTATCCATGACAAATCAGAATTATTATACGAATAAcagtaatataaatactaatgttaataaaaatattattaataataatacaaatatgaatgaaaaattaaatattaataaagataacgaaaaattatataatatagaaaaaacacacaacaataatattaatcatgatgataataaaaatgatgatgatgataataaaaataatgatgatgataataaaaataatgatgatgatgataataaaaataatgatgatgataataaaaatgatgatgatgataataataatttatgccatgatattattaataatgatccatttttaaaagataaaagTAAACATAAAGATATTATACAACAAGCATCTGTATCAAATGACAACcctaattttttaaaagataaagcagatattaataattcctataattatatgaactattattataattatgcaaataattatattaataggAATAATTATAACCTCTTAAACCATGGTCCTTACAATCcaatgtattattataattataataatataaaagtaaataACCAAACTACTAACcttacaaataataataattcacttatctcattatataatcattcaaatatgaatatgatGAACTATTATGGTACGAATTCAAATAATGGAAATGTGAAAAATAGGGGAAATTTTATGAGacacaaaaatattaaaggAAAAGATAATCATAGtgacaataataacaaacacaataataattttaatagtcataataataaaacaaattatgacctacatacaaaaaaattcattaacgaagaaaaaaatcataagagaaatagtataaatacaaaagaTGAAAAACAAAGTTCAGTACAGTATTTTGTCCCTATTAATTTGagattaaaaaataagttAAATGATGTATGTGAAACGAAAATTAATACTATTGATcaaagaaataaaaacgttgatgaaaatataaatatagatCAAGAATACAATAAGTTTATTAAAGAAGTAAATTTTAattga
- a CDS encoding CorA-like Mg2+ transporter protein, putative — protein sequence MSDEGKLKKPLLNINEKNEELKEYKKTEDYHSKLGILSNFNENHDVKNLIQRNEKNFKDESSYMDYVKRGFKRNSSEEYRIHNNISDEEYIKDFKETKGLRESFLYSNKNIFSYMKDNREEYMKSDDFKIRIKCFNKYLKHEVHKIYNGEDTPYTLQSHELLKMVHKIKGETTPENSSGLAQYRDIRQLLSNNTTTRFDISPKRNCVLINLPYRKCIIFKDFLLYIPTFTNSTIPKIAEKEEKMCKYFIENSKVISLIKDSLPFEILILEAIFVDISEELKNEIEPVICEAEKLFEIISNNLSIYKCINKLTDMRRKLKIIDEKVQSVYKSIHAVLNNDDDVRRLEVSYFWDKPELWEKSDPTPNNEDTEMLLEYYCHEIEEFLKIIHRTDQSLDDVLQMVELNLDDARNNVLKLELGLKIYGIIITVVGTIAAIFGMNLKNGFESDQYVFWSLAFSLMFITIMCLFYVMVSFKKVKI from the coding sequence ATGTCTGATGAAGGAAAATTAAAGAAACCTTTActtaatataaatgagAAGAATGAAGAACTAAaggaatataaaaaaacagAAGACTATCATAGTAAGTTAGGTATTCTATCAAACTTTAATGAGAATCATGATGTGAAGAATTTAATACAAAGGAATGAAAAAAACTTTAAAGACGAAAGTAGTTATATGGATTATGTAAAACGTGgatttaaaagaaatagTAGTGAAGAATATAGAATTCATAACAATATATCAGATGAAGAGTATATAAAAGATTTTAAAGAAACAAAAGGGTTAAGAGaatcttttttatatagtaataaaaatatattttcttatatgAAAGATAATAGAGAAGAATATATGAAAAGTGATGATTTTAAAATACgaataaaatgttttaataaatatttaaaacatgaggttcataaaatatacaatgGAGAAGATACCCCATATACTTTACAGTCTCatgaattattaaaaatggtacataaaataaaaggaGAAACAACACCAGAAAATTCTAGTGGTTTAGCTCAGTATAGAGATATAAGACAATTATTATCCAATAACACAACTACTAGATTTGATATATCACCTAAAAGAAATTGTGTACTTATTAATTTACCGTATAgaaaatgtattatatttaaagaCTTTTTGTTGTATATCCCCACTTTTACTAACAGTACAATACCTAAAATAGCTGAAAAGGAAGAGAAGATgtgtaaatattttattgaaAATTCAAAAGTTATATCATTAATAAAAGATTCTTTACCTTTTgaaattttaattttggAAGCTATCTTTGTTGATATAAGTGAAGAAttgaaaaatgaaattgAACCAGTAATATGTGAAGcagaaaaattatttgaaattataagtaataatttaagtatatacaaatgtataaataaattaacTGATATGAGAAggaaattaaaaataattgaTGAAAAAGTTCAAAGTGTATATAAATCTATTCATGCtgttttaaataatgatgatgatgtAAGAAGATTAGAAGTTTCGTATTTCTGGGATAAACCAGAATTATGGGAAAAATCAGATCCTACTCcaaataatgaagataCAGAAATGTTGTTAGAATATTATTGTCATGAAATAGAAGAATtcttaaaaattatacatagGACAGATCAATCTTTGGATGATGTATTACAAATGGTTGAATTAAATTTAGATGATGCAAGAAataatgttttaaaattaGAATTAggtttaaaaatatatggaaTTATAATAACTGTAGTTGGTACAATAGCTGCTATTTTTGGaatgaatttaaaaaatggtTTTGAAAGTGATCAGTATGTTTTTTGGTCACTAGCTTTTTCTTTAATGTTTATAACCATAATGTGTTTATTCTATGTCATGgtatcttttaaaaaagttaaaatttga
- a CDS encoding DNA mismatch repair protein MSH2, putative, which produces MENHEVEEVNEDQILCLYIDTKKYQKSLGVCFYNYLKYEFLMTEFIDNGHFTALESLFIQKRPHKCFFNSTNDLVDDERLLNLFKICNVEAIPLEKKKYDATNLKDELKLIISHNDDVRNYDKHLELENACKCLMVLINYLKLKENQDIHNQCKINIHNMDLYMRLDKAAISALNILPNKKNIHSYNNNTSLLKFLDKCNTSIGSKKLVSWLTQPLTNVAEINKRLNIVEFFIKEDDARNVIFCNYLKRIPELDKLNHYLKEINQNNEIRVNSKYNEEMILKDIVKMYYSILDFKQIYFTLKPIQGKNKETIDEIIINPLRDILNKFSKLLDMIEITIDLEEVQENKVYLISTSFDSELEIIANEKNALMKKIKKHKDDVEKDIFADKYDRTYKRANREDIRLVDCNTNVFLFRVTKKDCGLVQQDKKKYMTVRMNKNEFLFTTNTLKNLCKQYDHCLNIYNTLQSEIVNKTICAVSTYTPVIEKFIDLVSTLDVLISFSVVCHNSPFPYVRPVIVDHGENVIMRKSRHPLLELQYNLNNFIPNDIHMNKKNSRLIIVTGPNMGGKSTYIRQTAIICILAQIGMFVPCDFCEVPIFTQIMCRVGASDFQLKGISTFLSEMIEAAAIVKNADQNSFIIVDELGRG; this is translated from the coding sequence ATGGAAAATCATGAGGTAGAGGAAGTTAATGAGGATCAAATATTATGCTTATACATAGATACGAAAAAATATCAGAAAAGTTTAGGtgtatgtttttataattatttaaaatatgaatttttaaTGACAGAATTTATTGATAATGGACATTTTACAGCTTTAGAATCTTTATTCATACAGAAAAGACCACATAAGTGTTTTTTCAATAGTACTAATGATTTAGTTGATGATGAAAGACTTTTAAATTTGTTTAAAATTTGTAATGTTGAAGCTATTCCTTtggaaaagaaaaagtaTGATGCAACTAATTTAAAAGATGAATTAAAGTTAATTATATCTCATAATGATGATGTAAGAAATTATGATAAACATTTAGAATTAGAAAATGCATGTAAATGTTTAATGgttttaattaattatttaaaactaaaagaaaatcaagatatacataatcaatgtaaaattaatatacataatatgGATTTATATATGAGATTAGATAAAGCAGCTATTAGTGCATTAAATATCCTTccaaataaaaagaatatacatagttataataataatacaagTTTATTGAAATTTTTAGATAAATGTAATACTTCGATAGGTTCCAAAAAATTAGTATCATGGTTAACACAACCATTAACTAATGTTGcagaaataaataaaagattaAATATTGTTgaatttttcataaaagAAGATGATGCTCGTaatgttattttttgtaattatttaaaaaggaTACCAGAATTAGATAAACTtaatcattatttaaaagaaataaaccaaaataatgaaattcGAGTAAATtctaaatataatgaagaaatgattttaaaagatattgtaaaaatgtattattcTATTTTAGATTTTAAACAAATTTACTTTACTTTAAAACCTATTCAAGGAAAAAACAAAGAAACTATAGACGAAATCATTATAAATCCTTTACGTGACATTTTGAATAAATTTTCTAAATTATTAGATATGATTGAAATAACTATAGACTTAGAAGAAGTTCAAGAAAATAAAGTTTATTTAATTTCGACAAGTTTTGATAGTGAACTAGAAATTATTGctaatgaaaaaaatgcCTTAATGAAGAAAATCAAAAAACATAAAGATGATGTagaaaaagatatttttGCAGATAAATATGATAGGACTTATAAAAGAGCAAATAGAGAAGATATTAGATTAGTAGATTGTAATACCAAcgtatttttatttagaGTAACAAAAAAAGATTGTGGTTTAGTTCAAcaagataaaaaaaaatatatgacAGTACgtatgaataaaaatgaattcTTATTTACAACGaatacattaaaaaatttatgtaAACAATATGATCATtgtttaaatatttataatacattACAATCAGAAATCgtaaataaaacaatatgTGCTGTTTCTACATATACACCAGTTATTGAAAAGTTTATTGATTTAGTATCTACATTAGATGTattaatatctttttcaGTCGTTTGTCATAATTCACCATTTCCATATGTTCGACCAGTAATAGTCGATCATGGAGAAAATGTAATTATGAGAAAATCACGTCATCCATTGTTAGAATTACAATATAATTTGAATAACTTCATACCTAATGATATccatatgaataaaaagaaCAGTAGGTTAATTATAGTTACCGGACCTAATATGGGAGGGAAAAGTACATACATTAGACAAACAGctattatatgtatattagCTCAAATAGGTATGTTTGTACCATGTGATTTTTGTGAAGTTCCTATATTTACACAAATTATGTGCAGAGTTGGAGCTTCTGATTTTCAATTAAAAGGAATTTCAACCTTTTTATCAGAAATGATAGAAGCAGCAGCAATTGTAAAAAATGCTGATCaaaattcttttattattgttgaCGAACTAGGTAGAGG
- a CDS encoding hypothetical protein (conserved Plasmodium protein, unknown function), with translation MNDDYASKPPTYIWDINIGLNALSENILDSLLFFGFIISILGSFYFLYWLQSGEMRNMCNKSS, from the coding sequence ATGAATGATGACTATGCATCGAAACCTCCTACATACATATGGGATATAAACATTGGTTTAAATGCATTATCAGAAAATATTCTAGATTCTCTTTTATTCTTTGGTTTTATTATAAGTATTTTAGGATCCTTTTATTTTCTGTACTGGTTACAAAGTGGAGAAATGAGAAACATGTGCAATAAAAGTAGTTAA
- a CDS encoding putative membrane protein (conserved Plasmodium membrane protein, unknown function): MESLNIPKNVSMDLLEPFITICVIFICLYMIISIESPVYYLIRNFLFKSKIFLHEIKDIFTKINYFALIFSSFFFVSYYILNILNYKNVKSLFCVNFDYYDTILNYNLKYINIQSIFQTAISENYLVNFLYSFKFLFHIFFLNNSNLIKTICTSFLVYLMLSLYAKRVNRIMFISSIFSIIILSGFVIVYFFKKFLNIKYNHCGHEIFSFVFLLFFYIKNPYLSVYQYNDRSLHPYHGTEIRIYIHILFFIFYIINNEKFYEIKLLVAIIIYFIIFLRNTIDSFKMYTFLKVIWLVAYYVTNNYLPFTFSQHFNISTIFNSNIMGILSKEIKNNISLYHFNTISKIPFNYLISKTSFFWIPYMLLNKDNKNFKYVIMLLMVVNIIATCTYLPHNIYPGIPLNLLLLYYLNKIKI; the protein is encoded by the exons atggAGAGCCTAAACATTCCAAAGAATGTGAGCATGGATTTATTAGAACCATTTATAACAATTTgtgttatatttatttgtttatatatgattattagTATTGAAAGTCctgtatattatttgataagaaattttctttttaaatcaaaaatatttcttcatgagataaaagatatatttacaaaaattaattattttgctctaatattttcctcctttttttttgtttcatattacattttgaacattttaaattacaaaaatgtGAAATCTCTTTTTTGTGTTaattttgattattatgatactattttaaattataatttaaaatatattaatattcaATCTATATTTCAAACTGCTATCAGTGAAAATTATTTagttaattttttatattctttcaaatttctttttcatattttttttttaaataattcaaaccttataaaaacaatttGTACTTCTTTTCTTGTTTATCTTATGTTGTCTTTATATGCCAAACGTGTTAATAGG ATTATGTTTATAAGCAGCATATTTTCAATTATTATACTATCAGGATTTGTAATCGtttacttttttaaaaagtttttaaatataaaatataatcattGTGGGCatgaaatattttcatttgtttttttactattcttttatataaagaatcCTTATTTAAGCGTCTATCAATATAATGACAGAAGTTTACATCCTTATCATGGTACTGAAATAAGAATTTATAtccatatattattctttattttttatataattaataatgaaaaattttatgaaatCAAATTATTGGTTGCGATTATTATCTactttataatattcttaaGGAATACCATAGACAGTTTTAAG ATGTATACCTTCTTAAAAGTTATTTGGCTAGTAGCTTATTATGTAACAAATAATTATCTACCTTTTACATTTTCAcaacattttaatatatctacAATTTTCAATTCAAACATTATGGGAATACTAAG caaagaaattaaaaataatatttcctTATATCACTTCAATACCATTTCAA aAATACCATTTAATTACCTAATAAGTAAAAcatcttttttttggataccttatatgttattaaaCAAGGACAATa aaaattttaaatatgtaataatgCTTTTGATGGTTGTTAATATAATAGCTACATGTACCTATTTG cctcataatatatatcctGGGATTCCTCTGAACttattacttttatattatctaaataaaattaaaatataa
- a CDS encoding putative membrane protein (conserved Plasmodium membrane protein, unknown function~part of same gene as PRSY57_1426700B, PRSY57_1426700A.2~transcript variant 1; alternatively spliced~gap found within coding sequence), whose amino-acid sequence MILMGLNSDYNARINLKIKFIVKSIVKVITKHLLLISILNLIISLCYNYIINRDSNHQLNIVAHLLRGTFVSSIPSCLTLSLLIFFKEHSLNNYKYNEWNILNIFCVILTFYS is encoded by the exons ATGATTTTAATGGGATTAAATAGTGATTACAATGCTagaataaatttaaaaataaaatttattgtCAAATCAATTGTCAAAGTTATAACTAAGCATTTACTTTTAATAAGTATATTAAATCTAATTATATCACTATGTTACAATTACATTATAAATAGAGACAGTAATC acCAATTAAATATTGTAGCGCATCTATTAAGAGGAACATTTGTTAGCTCTATACCGTCATGCCTTAccttatcattattaatattttttaaggAACACAGTCtaaata attacaaatataatgaatggaatatattaaatatattttgtgtAATCTTAACCTTTTATAGTA
- a CDS encoding exosome complex exonuclease RRP41, putative — MSIVQYINDEGYRIDGRKNYECRLIKISLGNGNELIDVDGFSFFEIGNTKLFAYIQGPNEYRRPDEKCLVKCNVFLSPFNILEKKRKKSKDNVTREISSYIRNICNHIILLDLYKNSEINIFLYIIERDGGLKAAAVNTCILALIDAGIAIKYFISASSVLYLQNNIIVDGNQFEVNSGSPELTLAIDMSSNNIVLLEFDAEVPIDIFQSMLKACAQACIHVGNIMKLSIKENAIKLLSLNSILNT, encoded by the coding sequence atGTCAATTgtacaatatataaatgacGAAGGTTACCGAATTGAcggaagaaaaaattatgaatgcagattaataaaaataagttTAGGAAATGGAAATGAGTTAATAGATGTAGATGgattttctttttttgaaataggaaatacaaaattatttgCATATATACAAGGACCAAATGAATATAGAAGACCTGATGAAAAATGTTTAGTAAAATGTAACGTATTTTTATCaccttttaatatattagagaagaaaaggaaaaaaagTAAAGATAATGTAACAAGAGAAATAAGTTcatatataagaaatatatgtaatcatataatattattagatttatataaaaattctgaaataaatatatttctatatattatagaaaGAGATGGAGGATTAAAAGCAGCAGCTGTCAATACATGTATATTAGCTTTAATAGATGCAGGAATTGCtatcaaatattttatatctgCATCGTCagtattatatttacaaaacaatataatagTAGATGGAAATCAATTTGAAGTGAATTCGGGATCACCTGAATTAACCCTGGCCATTGATATGAGCtcaaataatattgttCTATTAGAATTTGATGCTGAAGTTCCCATTGATATTTTTCAATCCATGTTAAAAGCATGTGCTCAGGCATGTATACATGTTGGGAATATTATGAAATTAAGCATAAAGGAAAATGCTATAAAATTGTTGAGTTTAAATAGCATTTTAAACACATga
- a CDS encoding putative membrane protein (conserved Plasmodium membrane protein, unknown function~part of same gene as PRSY57_1426700B, PRSY57_1426700A.1~transcript variant 2; alternatively spliced~gap found within coding sequence), whose amino-acid sequence MILMGLNSDYNARINLKIKFIVKSIVKVITKHLLLISILNLIISLCYNYIINRDNQLNIVAHLLRGTFVSSIPSCLTLSLLIFFKEHSLNNYKYNEWNILNIFCVILTFYS is encoded by the exons ATGATTTTAATGGGATTAAATAGTGATTACAATGCTagaataaatttaaaaataaaatttattgtCAAATCAATTGTCAAAGTTATAACTAAGCATTTACTTTTAATAAGTATATTAAATCTAATTATATCACTATGTTACAATTACATTATAAATAGAGACA acCAATTAAATATTGTAGCGCATCTATTAAGAGGAACATTTGTTAGCTCTATACCGTCATGCCTTAccttatcattattaatattttttaaggAACACAGTCtaaata attacaaatataatgaatggaatatattaaatatattttgtgtAATCTTAACCTTTTATAGTA